A window from Neobacillus sp. PS3-40 encodes these proteins:
- the flgD gene encoding flagellar hook assembly protein FlgD produces MTNTINSSYMLSNYQNQQRKTGSSSLGKDDFLKILMTQLQNQDPLNPMQDKDFVAQMATFSSLEQMTNMNSTIQKLVDSEQQNQLISYNQFVGKDVTWHKLATSDDSNAPQTVEQGTGKVVSIQFKDNSVQFKLEDGTTLDPANISQVNETTTENSLLQASLLIGKKVTYLDEQKEERSAMVKSVSFKDGKTLFQLDDELNTKISSQQMTKIE; encoded by the coding sequence ATGACAAATACCATTAATTCATCTTATATGCTATCAAACTATCAAAATCAGCAAAGGAAAACAGGATCTAGTTCCTTAGGAAAAGATGACTTTTTAAAAATCCTAATGACACAATTACAAAACCAAGATCCATTAAATCCGATGCAGGATAAAGATTTTGTTGCACAAATGGCTACATTTTCATCACTTGAACAAATGACAAATATGAATAGTACCATTCAGAAGCTAGTTGATTCAGAACAACAAAATCAATTAATTTCATACAATCAATTTGTTGGAAAAGATGTTACTTGGCATAAATTAGCAACTTCTGATGATTCTAATGCCCCGCAAACTGTTGAACAAGGAACAGGTAAAGTGGTTTCCATTCAGTTTAAGGACAATAGTGTTCAATTTAAATTGGAGGATGGAACAACTTTAGATCCAGCTAATATTTCTCAAGTAAATGAAACAACGACTGAAAATTCTTTACTACAAGCAAGCTTGCTAATAGGAAAAAAAGTAACGTATTTAGATGAGCAAAAAGAAGAACGATCTGCGATGGTTAAATCTGTGTCATTTAAAGATGGAAAAACCTTGTTTCAATTAGATGATGAACTAAACACAAAAATTAGTTCACAACAGATGACGAAAATTGAATAA
- a CDS encoding TIGR02530 family flagellar biosynthesis protein, which translates to MDKPVFRSVLTKPVNTHQLRSGTTKSQGTDTFSHHLQTAMQIEGKLTISKHASERMQQRGIEIPDSRWKQIESKIQDAKKMGVNDSLVLLDNAALIVSAKNHTVITAMDRHEASTQIFTNINGTIVLD; encoded by the coding sequence ATGGACAAGCCTGTCTTTAGATCGGTTCTAACAAAACCGGTAAATACCCATCAACTTCGTTCAGGTACAACCAAAAGTCAAGGTACAGATACATTTTCACATCATTTGCAAACTGCAATGCAGATTGAAGGGAAATTAACAATCAGTAAGCATGCAAGTGAACGGATGCAACAAAGAGGAATTGAAATTCCTGATAGTCGCTGGAAACAAATTGAAAGTAAGATTCAAGATGCAAAGAAAATGGGAGTGAATGATTCTCTGGTACTGCTGGATAATGCAGCACTAATTGTCAGTGCTAAAAATCATACGGTTATAACAGCGATGGACCGACATGAGGCTTCAACTCAAATTTTCACGAACATAAACGGAACAATTGTACTAGATTAA
- the flgF gene encoding flagellar basal-body rod protein FlgF: protein MLRSLYSGISGMKNFQAKLDVIGNNIANVNTFGFKKSRVTFKDTMNQTIAGATAAQTTRGGKNPMQIGLGSTQSTIDTIHTGGSLQTTGRSLDLGVDGDGYFVVKQGNAQFYTRAGNLYLDDNGTLVNADGLKVQAYQYDPSGKITGTYGDVAVNVNATLPATKTDSITISGNLDKNTIIGDVYTQQVKVVDDAGKAQTIDVNYKKTAADKWDVFYNKPTTGIKDATIDFSVATPTVSPAIINPFPVTGLTGNVTVSLQGLTQTAGAGTSVISDPNGYTEGKLESFSIGSMGEISGVYSNGEISKIGQLALAKFSNASGLSKTGGNLFQETVNSGTPDIKAAGDGRGTIQSGSLEMSNVDLSEEFTEMIIAQRGFQANTKIITTSDDILQELVNLKR from the coding sequence ATGTTACGTTCATTGTACTCTGGTATTAGTGGTATGAAAAACTTTCAAGCAAAGCTAGACGTAATTGGTAATAACATTGCCAATGTCAATACTTTTGGATTTAAAAAAAGTCGTGTAACTTTTAAAGATACGATGAACCAAACGATTGCTGGTGCAACAGCTGCCCAGACCACTCGTGGTGGTAAAAATCCTATGCAAATCGGATTAGGCTCTACCCAATCAACAATAGACACGATTCATACAGGTGGTAGCTTGCAAACAACCGGCCGTTCATTAGACCTTGGTGTTGATGGGGATGGCTATTTTGTGGTCAAGCAAGGGAATGCTCAATTTTACACTCGAGCTGGTAACCTTTACCTAGATGACAATGGTACCCTTGTGAATGCAGATGGTTTGAAGGTGCAGGCTTACCAATATGACCCATCAGGGAAAATCACAGGTACTTACGGAGATGTAGCTGTTAATGTTAATGCTACCTTACCAGCGACCAAAACAGATTCCATTACTATCTCTGGAAATTTAGATAAAAACACAATTATTGGTGATGTGTATACACAACAAGTAAAGGTTGTTGATGATGCAGGTAAGGCACAGACCATTGATGTCAATTATAAAAAGACTGCTGCAGACAAATGGGATGTTTTTTACAATAAACCTACTACAGGTATAAAGGATGCTACTATTGATTTTTCTGTGGCAACTCCTACGGTATCGCCAGCAATAATTAATCCATTTCCAGTTACAGGTTTAACAGGAAATGTCACTGTTTCCCTGCAAGGATTGACCCAAACCGCTGGGGCAGGAACGTCAGTTATTTCTGACCCTAATGGATACACAGAAGGTAAACTTGAAAGCTTTAGTATTGGATCGATGGGTGAGATAAGTGGTGTTTACTCAAATGGCGAAATTTCAAAGATTGGTCAGCTTGCACTAGCAAAATTCAGTAATGCATCTGGCTTGTCTAAAACGGGAGGGAACCTCTTCCAAGAAACGGTGAACTCAGGAACACCAGATATTAAGGCAGCGGGCGATGGACGTGGAACAATCCAATCGGGTTCACTCGAAATGTCCAACGTTGACCTTTCAGAAGAATTTACAGAAATGATCATTGCTCAACGTGGTTTCCAGGCTAATACAAAGATCATTACGACATCTGATGATATTTTACAAGAATTAGTTAACTTAAAACGATAG
- a CDS encoding flagellar FlbD family protein, translated as MIKVTRLNGKPFILNAIFIETIESFPDTTITLSNGKKYVVKETEKDALRLVREFYQSVNILGMQQSEEVEGD; from the coding sequence ATGATTAAAGTAACCCGCCTGAATGGGAAACCATTTATCTTAAATGCGATTTTTATTGAAACAATCGAGTCCTTTCCTGATACGACAATCACATTATCAAACGGTAAGAAATATGTCGTAAAGGAAACAGAAAAGGATGCATTACGGTTGGTTAGGGAATTCTATCAATCTGTTAACATTCTTGGGATGCAGCAATCCGAGGAGGTAGAGGGAGATTAA
- the fliL gene encoding flagellar basal body-associated protein FliL, with amino-acid sequence MLIILVSIALIGGGAAYYVIHKGQESKDPSIDDILKTSVDVAEITTNLKGDDYIKISFKIQTDSKAAKDELTKRDFQVKNIIIEELSEKKAHDLQGKVGKLQLENMLRSKINELMQDGKVVKVYITESLLQ; translated from the coding sequence ATGTTAATTATTCTAGTTTCAATAGCACTTATTGGTGGTGGTGCTGCCTACTATGTTATCCATAAAGGGCAAGAGAGCAAGGATCCATCCATCGATGATATCTTAAAAACTTCTGTTGATGTTGCTGAGATTACAACAAATCTTAAAGGTGATGACTACATTAAGATTTCGTTCAAAATCCAAACTGATAGTAAGGCTGCAAAGGATGAACTTACAAAACGGGATTTCCAGGTTAAGAACATTATTATTGAGGAGCTCTCTGAAAAGAAAGCACATGATCTTCAAGGAAAAGTTGGTAAGTTACAGCTTGAAAATATGTTGAGATCTAAAATCAATGAATTGATGCAGGATGGAAAAGTTGTGAAGGTGTATATTACCGAATCTCTCCTCCAGTAA
- the fliM gene encoding flagellar motor switch protein FliM yields MSGEVLSQSEIDALLSALSTGEMDADELKKEQSEKKIRVYDFKRALRFSKDQIRSLTRIHENFARLLTTFFSAQLRTYVQITVASADQIPYEEFIRSIPKMTILNVFEVQPLDGRILMEVNPNIAYAMLDRLLGGRGSSVNKIDNLTEIETKIMSNTFERAIENLREAWAALCEIDPMLTDFEVNPQFLQMVSPNETVVVISLNTVIGETSGMINICIPHVVLEPIIPKLSVHYQMQSEKKEREPEKMALIEKSIQRADVQISCELGSSDISIQDFLMLDVGDVIELNQKIDQPLILKIGEIPKFIGQPGKTNKKLAIQVLDTLKGVHSYDER; encoded by the coding sequence TTGTCTGGAGAAGTATTGTCCCAAAGTGAAATTGATGCTTTATTGTCTGCATTATCGACGGGTGAGATGGATGCAGATGAACTGAAAAAAGAACAATCAGAGAAAAAGATTCGAGTGTATGATTTTAAAAGAGCACTTCGATTTTCGAAGGATCAGATTCGTAGTTTAACAAGGATACATGAAAATTTCGCAAGATTGTTAACAACCTTTTTTTCTGCTCAGCTTCGAACGTATGTACAAATAACCGTTGCTTCGGCAGATCAGATTCCTTATGAAGAATTTATTCGATCTATCCCGAAGATGACCATTTTAAATGTTTTTGAAGTACAGCCATTAGATGGAAGAATCCTAATGGAAGTCAATCCGAATATTGCCTATGCAATGCTCGATCGTTTGTTAGGCGGGCGTGGATCAAGTGTTAATAAAATTGATAATTTAACCGAAATTGAAACGAAAATCATGTCTAACACATTTGAACGAGCAATTGAAAATTTACGAGAAGCATGGGCAGCATTATGTGAGATTGACCCAATGTTAACAGATTTTGAAGTCAATCCTCAATTTCTTCAAATGGTTTCACCAAATGAAACGGTTGTGGTTATTTCCTTAAATACAGTAATTGGAGAAACCAGCGGTATGATTAATATTTGCATCCCGCATGTGGTTCTTGAACCGATTATTCCAAAGCTATCAGTACATTACCAGATGCAATCTGAGAAGAAAGAAAGAGAGCCAGAGAAAATGGCTCTCATTGAAAAGAGTATTCAGAGAGCAGATGTTCAGATTTCATGTGAGCTTGGTTCATCTGATATTTCTATTCAAGATTTTCTCATGTTAGATGTCGGGGATGTCATTGAGCTAAATCAGAAAATTGATCAACCATTGATCTTGAAAATTGGCGAGATTCCAAAATTTATTGGACAACCAGGAAAAACAAACAAAAAATTAGCCATTCAAGTATTGGATACATTGAAGGGGGTCCATTCCTATGATGAGCGGTGA
- the fliY gene encoding flagellar motor switch phosphatase FliY — translation MMSGDMLSQDEIDALLRGTDDDESSESIDPTNFEDLLTLMEKDALGEIGNISFGSSATALSTLLNQKVEITTPTVAVVSKENLSDEFPIPYVGIQVSYTQGFSGSNVLVIKQSDAAIIVDLMLGGEGTNPSELMDEIQLSAVQEAMNQMMGSAATSMSTVFNKRVDISPPTINVLDIEHGQGTDQLPDDELFAKVSFRLKVGSLIDSTIMQLLPLDFAKELVNELMNPTQYKTEEPTQYSKDSSSEIITNSGNQQHFNEIAGETNTGFSSNQSSNMYQHEGEGINPYPPQARPAAQQYQQHPGYQSGPQHIGTAFHGAEQPSVQPAVFSTFEPQQIQGTDTKNLSMLLDIPLQVTVELGRTKRTVQEILEISSGSIIELDKLAGEPVDILVNSRLIAKGEVVVIDENFGVRVTDIISQTDRLKNLR, via the coding sequence ATGATGAGCGGTGACATGCTCTCTCAAGATGAAATTGATGCTTTATTACGGGGAACAGATGATGATGAAAGCTCTGAATCTATTGACCCAACAAACTTTGAAGACCTCCTTACCTTAATGGAAAAGGATGCATTAGGGGAAATCGGTAATATTTCCTTTGGCAGTTCAGCAACAGCCTTGTCTACTCTATTAAATCAAAAAGTAGAAATCACAACGCCAACTGTTGCAGTTGTTTCTAAAGAAAACCTCAGTGATGAGTTCCCGATTCCATATGTGGGAATCCAAGTAAGTTACACACAAGGATTTTCTGGTAGCAATGTACTGGTAATTAAACAAAGTGATGCAGCTATAATTGTTGATTTAATGTTAGGTGGAGAAGGAACAAACCCATCTGAATTAATGGATGAAATTCAATTAAGTGCTGTACAAGAGGCAATGAATCAAATGATGGGGTCTGCGGCAACATCAATGTCAACGGTATTCAATAAAAGGGTGGATATTTCACCACCTACAATTAATGTCCTTGATATAGAGCATGGTCAAGGAACAGATCAATTACCTGATGATGAGTTGTTTGCGAAAGTTTCCTTTCGTTTAAAAGTTGGCTCATTAATTGATTCAACCATTATGCAACTTTTACCACTTGATTTTGCTAAAGAACTTGTAAATGAATTAATGAATCCAACTCAATATAAAACTGAAGAACCTACTCAATATTCTAAAGATAGTTCTTCTGAAATAATTACAAATTCAGGTAATCAACAGCATTTTAATGAAATAGCTGGAGAAACAAATACAGGTTTCTCTTCTAATCAATCAAGTAACATGTACCAGCATGAGGGAGAGGGCATAAATCCGTATCCTCCTCAAGCACGGCCTGCTGCTCAGCAGTATCAGCAGCACCCTGGATACCAAAGTGGACCACAGCATATTGGAACCGCTTTTCACGGGGCAGAACAGCCAAGTGTGCAGCCTGCGGTATTTTCAACCTTTGAGCCTCAACAGATACAGGGAACAGATACAAAAAATTTAAGTATGCTCTTAGATATTCCACTGCAAGTGACGGTCGAACTTGGAAGAACAAAGAGGACCGTACAAGAAATATTAGAAATTTCATCTGGATCGATTATTGAATTGGACAAGCTTGCTGGGGAACCGGTTGATATTCTCGTAAATAGCAGGTTAATCGCCAAGGGTGAAGTGGTTGTAATTGATGAAAACTTTGGGGTAAGAGTTACAGATATTATTAGTCAAACAGACAGATTAAAAAACTTACGATAA
- a CDS encoding response regulator, with amino-acid sequence MAHKILIVDDAAFMRMMIKDILSKNGYQVVGEAADGAQAIEKYKECAPDLVTMDITMPEMDGITALKEIKKVNPNVKVIMCSAMGQQAMVIDAIQAGARDFIVKPFQADRVLEAISKVLS; translated from the coding sequence ATGGCACATAAGATATTGATTGTAGATGACGCAGCATTTATGAGAATGATGATCAAGGATATTTTAAGCAAAAACGGTTATCAGGTAGTAGGTGAAGCAGCCGATGGTGCTCAAGCAATTGAAAAATACAAAGAGTGTGCTCCTGATCTAGTTACAATGGATATAACTATGCCTGAAATGGACGGGATTACCGCGCTTAAGGAAATTAAAAAAGTAAATCCAAATGTTAAGGTTATTATGTGTTCTGCAATGGGTCAGCAGGCAATGGTTATTGATGCAATTCAAGCAGGGGCAAGAGATTTTATTGTAAAGCCCTTTCAGGCTGATCGTGTCCTAGAAGCTATTTCGAAAGTATTGAGTTAG
- a CDS encoding flagellar biosynthetic protein FliO, with protein sequence MFNIQKWLKVALIVFIALLSTGQVAFAEPMNNSVKDYYKHPEKYNEKDIAPTKKSVKAQESDKIGITFWDFLRMIFATIFVIALIYFLLKFINKKSKVFKSTQLVENLGGTTLGANRSVQIVKIGNQLFIVGVGENVQLLKEIDDPEEHRQILTDYNSKMEQLVQPSDIVTKIIERTKKWQVSKDENATFSSLFKNQLEEISKGRKRLFDDMEKKGPNKQ encoded by the coding sequence TTGTTTAACATTCAAAAATGGTTAAAAGTAGCGCTTATCGTTTTCATTGCTCTGCTTAGCACAGGACAAGTTGCTTTTGCAGAGCCAATGAACAATAGTGTAAAAGACTACTATAAACATCCAGAAAAATATAATGAAAAAGACATTGCTCCAACTAAAAAATCTGTTAAAGCACAAGAATCAGATAAAATAGGTATAACATTTTGGGATTTCCTAAGGATGATTTTTGCCACCATTTTTGTGATAGCCCTTATCTATTTCCTGTTGAAGTTTATCAATAAGAAAAGCAAGGTATTTAAATCGACTCAGCTTGTGGAGAACTTAGGAGGAACAACTCTTGGAGCGAATCGATCCGTTCAGATAGTGAAAATTGGTAATCAATTATTTATTGTTGGCGTGGGTGAAAACGTACAGTTGTTGAAAGAAATTGACGATCCAGAAGAACATCGCCAAATCCTCACAGATTATAATAGCAAAATGGAACAACTAGTTCAGCCAAGCGATATTGTGACAAAGATAATTGAAAGAACGAAGAAATGGCAAGTGTCAAAAGATGAAAATGCTACTTTTTCATCCCTTTTTAAGAATCAACTTGAAGAAATTTCGAAGGGGAGAAAAAGGTTATTTGATGATATGGAGAAGAAAGGGCCAAACAAACAATGA
- the fliP gene encoding flagellar type III secretion system pore protein FliP (The bacterial flagellar biogenesis protein FliP forms a type III secretion system (T3SS)-type pore required for flagellar assembly.), producing MNQFMEFFNSSAPENVSTSVKLLLLLTVLSIAPSILILMTCFTRIVIVLSFVRTALATQQMPPNQVIVGLSLFLTFFIMAPTFHEVNQKALTPLFNEKITLEQAYDRASEPFKDFMSAQTRQKDLALFLDYAKVDKPKSIKDIPLTALVPAFAISEIKTAFQIGFMIFIPFLVIDMVVASILMSMGMMMLPPVMISLPFKILLFVMVDGWYLVVKSLLESF from the coding sequence ATGAACCAATTCATGGAATTTTTCAACAGCAGTGCACCAGAGAATGTATCAACTTCAGTTAAGTTACTGCTGCTTCTTACCGTGTTATCGATAGCTCCAAGCATTTTAATATTAATGACATGCTTTACGAGAATTGTGATTGTTCTTTCCTTTGTCAGAACGGCGCTTGCTACCCAGCAAATGCCGCCAAACCAAGTCATTGTCGGACTATCCTTGTTTTTAACTTTTTTTATTATGGCACCAACCTTTCATGAGGTAAATCAAAAAGCACTAACACCGTTGTTCAATGAAAAAATAACACTCGAACAAGCTTATGACCGCGCTTCAGAACCATTTAAAGATTTTATGAGCGCACAAACAAGGCAGAAAGATCTAGCATTATTTTTAGATTACGCAAAGGTAGATAAGCCTAAATCCATTAAGGATATACCCTTAACAGCACTAGTCCCAGCATTCGCCATTAGTGAAATAAAAACAGCCTTTCAAATTGGATTTATGATCTTTATTCCATTCTTGGTCATCGATATGGTGGTTGCGAGCATTCTAATGTCAATGGGAATGATGATGCTACCGCCTGTAATGATATCACTACCATTTAAAATACTCCTATTTGTAATGGTTGATGGATGGTATTTAGTTGTAAAGTCTCTATTAGAAAGCTTTTAA
- the fliQ gene encoding flagellar biosynthesis protein FliQ has protein sequence MSSESVIAIAERGIYTVLIVCGPLILIALVVGLLISIFQATTQIQEQTLAFVPKIVAVLLGVVVFGPWMLSHMLSYAKEIFSNLTRFVG, from the coding sequence ATGAGTTCAGAATCAGTTATAGCAATAGCGGAACGTGGAATCTACACGGTATTAATTGTTTGTGGACCACTTATTTTAATAGCATTAGTTGTTGGATTGCTCATTAGTATTTTCCAAGCAACAACGCAAATTCAAGAGCAAACACTTGCATTTGTACCGAAAATTGTGGCTGTCCTTTTAGGAGTTGTGGTCTTTGGACCATGGATGTTAAGTCATATGCTTTCATATGCAAAAGAAATTTTCTCTAATTTAACAAGATTTGTAGGATGA
- the fliR gene encoding flagellar biosynthetic protein FliR, with translation MNELLPQFPAFLLIFVRVTSFFLMMPIFSYRTIPTVHKIGFGFFLSWLIFYAIHPPLLEINGPFFFLIIKEALVGLIIGFVAYLILAAIQIAGGFIDFQLGFAIANVIDPQTGAQSPLMGQYLHTIGLLLLLSINGHHLLIDGIYNSYHFIPINQAWLPLGSKDVIEFMLRSFGSMFIIAFQMSIPVVGCLFLVDVALGIVARTVPQLNIFVVGIPVKIVVGFILIIAGLGVMMTVVSSLFETMLYTMRGMLELLGGS, from the coding sequence ATGAATGAATTGCTGCCACAGTTCCCTGCATTCTTATTAATTTTTGTAAGAGTTACTTCGTTTTTTTTAATGATGCCGATCTTTTCATACCGCACAATACCGACAGTGCACAAAATAGGGTTTGGATTTTTCCTTTCCTGGCTTATCTTTTATGCAATCCATCCACCGTTACTCGAAATTAATGGTCCCTTTTTTTTTCTCATTATTAAAGAGGCCTTGGTGGGCCTAATAATCGGCTTTGTTGCATATTTGATTTTAGCTGCCATCCAAATAGCCGGTGGGTTTATTGATTTCCAATTGGGCTTCGCAATTGCAAATGTCATTGATCCGCAAACAGGAGCACAAAGCCCATTGATGGGACAATATTTGCATACAATTGGTCTATTATTATTGCTTTCTATTAATGGCCATCATTTATTAATCGATGGTATTTATAATAGCTATCATTTCATTCCAATTAATCAAGCATGGCTTCCGCTTGGTAGTAAAGATGTAATTGAATTTATGCTTAGATCTTTTGGTTCCATGTTCATTATAGCTTTCCAAATGTCCATTCCAGTTGTGGGTTGTCTTTTTTTAGTTGATGTTGCACTAGGCATTGTTGCTAGAACCGTCCCGCAGCTAAACATTTTTGTAGTTGGTATCCCAGTAAAAATTGTAGTAGGTTTTATTCTAATTATTGCTGGACTGGGAGTTATGATGACAGTTGTTTCCAGTTTGTTTGAGACAATGCTCTATACCATGCGTGGAATGCTTGAGTTGCTTGGGGGTTCGTAG
- the flhB gene encoding flagellar biosynthesis protein FlhB: protein MKLYSVDLQFFSGEKTEKATPKKRQEARKKGQTAKSQDINTAVVLLAVFFFMSMAGGFMKKGIFTLFENSFQGNLRMDLTEGNIQGMFLGILKELAIYIGPILLVALLAGVISNFSQVGFMFTSEAIQPKLEKINPISGFKRVFSMRAIVELMKSILKIGFIGIITFSVLWKRMDEILVLSQKSIGSALATLSSLTIQMGLFASGALLFLAILDFLYQKFDFEKNIRMSKQDIKDEYKNTEGDPLIKSRIKQMQREIAMRRMMQEVPKADVVITNPTHFAIAIRYDESKRDAPFVVAKGVDFIAQKIKMVAKENDVMTVENRPLARALYSQTEIGDAIPEEFFKAVAEILAFVYKVKNKI from the coding sequence ATGAAGCTTTATTCAGTTGACTTACAATTCTTTTCCGGAGAAAAAACAGAAAAGGCAACCCCTAAAAAAAGGCAGGAAGCTAGAAAAAAAGGGCAAACAGCTAAGAGTCAAGATATTAATACAGCAGTTGTACTTCTTGCGGTCTTTTTTTTCATGTCAATGGCTGGAGGTTTTATGAAAAAGGGGATTTTTACATTATTTGAAAATTCCTTTCAAGGGAACTTACGTATGGACTTAACAGAAGGTAACATTCAAGGTATGTTTTTGGGTATATTGAAGGAGCTTGCCATTTATATCGGTCCCATTTTATTAGTTGCATTACTTGCTGGAGTTATTTCGAATTTTTCTCAAGTAGGGTTTATGTTTACAAGTGAAGCGATTCAGCCAAAGTTAGAAAAAATTAACCCAATAAGTGGCTTTAAAAGAGTTTTTTCCATGAGGGCAATTGTGGAATTAATGAAGTCAATCTTAAAAATTGGTTTTATTGGTATCATTACTTTTTCAGTTTTGTGGAAAAGGATGGATGAAATTCTTGTCCTTTCTCAAAAGTCGATTGGATCAGCGCTAGCAACCTTAAGTAGTTTAACCATTCAAATGGGGTTATTTGCTTCGGGTGCACTTCTCTTTTTAGCAATTTTGGATTTTCTCTATCAGAAATTTGACTTTGAAAAGAATATTCGAATGTCGAAACAGGACATTAAGGATGAATATAAAAATACAGAAGGTGACCCTCTCATTAAATCACGCATCAAGCAAATGCAACGGGAGATAGCCATGCGCCGAATGATGCAAGAGGTACCAAAAGCGGATGTAGTAATAACAAATCCAACTCATTTTGCCATTGCAATTAGATATGATGAATCTAAGCGGGATGCTCCCTTTGTAGTAGCTAAAGGGGTTGACTTTATCGCCCAAAAAATTAAAATGGTTGCCAAAGAAAATGATGTCATGACAGTTGAAAACCGACCGTTAGCTAGAGCATTATATAGCCAAACAGAAATTGGTGATGCCATTCCAGAAGAGTTTTTTAAAGCGGTAGCAGAAATCCTTGCATTTGTATATAAAGTAAAAAACAAGATTTAA